The Apium graveolens cultivar Ventura chromosome 6, ASM990537v1, whole genome shotgun sequence genome contains a region encoding:
- the LOC141664634 gene encoding uncharacterized protein LOC141664634, whose translation MKKTYKVIEDVEPELVVQIGPNYPSTMKHLWTWANEALSGGQTISFELSKEAFGFTKKQIMFLSDIHVVCSGGEMTGSVICLFIHFLNEYVKKHKMVNMISFVDPGTIGAIGCGSAVQRWRELCTRFKDSRKGQHFLLPYNDVNHWTLTVVNPDAEVVYYMDPLKRRIANGEWVDVVDNAIKMYKEDLKKVPKKKVLWENMAGVPVQTGNKDCGLFVMRYMMEIIHDKEPDFAN comes from the exons atgaagaagacgTATAAAGTAATTGAAGATGTTGAACCAGAGCTTGTTGTTCAAATTGGTCCGAATTATCCTTCTACAATGAAACATTTGTGGACATGGGCAAACGAAGCCTTGAGTGGTGGCCAAACAATTTCTTTTGAGCTAAGCAAAGAAGCATTTGGCTTTACAAAGAAGCAAATCATGTTCTTATCTGATATACATGTAGTGTGCTCTGGAGGTGAAATGACCGGCTCTGTCATTTGCCTTTTTATTCA CTTCTTGAATGAATATGTGAAGAAGCATAAGATGGTCAACATGATTAGCTTTGTAGATCCGGGCACAATTGGTGCCATTGGATGTGGCAGTGCAGTGCAGAGGTGGCGTGAATTGTGTACAAGATTTAAAGATTCTAGGAAAGGGCAGCATTTTCTCCTGCCGTACAATGATGT CAACCATTGGACCCTGACAGTTGTCAATCCAGACGCAGAGGTAGTCTACTATATGGACCCTCTTAAACGCCGAATTGCAAATGGAGAATGGGTGGATGTTGTCGACAA TGCCATTAAAATGTACAAGGAGGATTTGAAAAAGGTTCCGAAGAAGAAAGTATTGTGGGAGAACATGGcg GGAGTTCCAGTGCAGACCGGGAACAAGGATTGTGGCCTGTTTGTGATGCGATACATGATGGAAATCATTCATGATAAGGAGCCGGACTTTGCTAATTAG